The following are from one region of the Salvia splendens isolate huo1 chromosome 2, SspV2, whole genome shotgun sequence genome:
- the LOC121788047 gene encoding reticulon-like protein B11 yields MEKSHRSSVHRALGGGAVADVILWRKWTHTAAFLVVSTALWFLFERAGYNLLSFMSNVLLLLIVILFCWAKSASILNRPLPPLPNLEISEETSAKAADEMRVWVNYALSIAHDIAVGGNWRVFLKVAILLWVISYIGSFFNFLTMIYICVLVSLSLPVLYDKYQSPIDDKLSVAYNIARIQYEKIYSLVLQKIPLPLKKEKKTE; encoded by the exons ATGGAAAAATCTCATCGATCTTCTGTTCATCGCGCTTTAGGCGGTGGTGCAG TTGCTGATGTGATACTTTGGAGAAAATGGACTCACACCGCCGCTTTTCTCGTGGTCTCAACTGCGCTTTGGTTCCTATTCGAGAGGGCTGGATACAATTTACTGTCATTCATGTCGAATGTTTTATTGCTGCTCATCGTGATACTATTCTGCTGGGCTAAATCTGCGTCGATTCTTAATAG ACCACTGCCGCCTCTCCCTAATCTTGAAATTTCAGAAGAGACTTCTGCCAAGGCTGCTGATGAGATGCGAGTCTGGGTAAATTATGCGTTGTCAATTGCACATGACATTGCAGTTGGTGGAAACTGGAGAGTTTTTTTGAAG GTTGCTATACTATTGTGGGTAATTTCCTACATTGGAAGTTTCTTCAACTTTCTCACGATGATTTACATCT GCGTTCTTGTTAGTTTATCACTTCCTGTGCTGTATGACAAGTACCAAAGTCCAATTGATGATAAGTTGAGTGTTGCATATAATATTGCTCGGATACAGTATGAGAAGATCTATAGTCTGGTACTTCAAAAGATTCCTTTGCCTttgaagaaggagaagaagaccGAGTAA